The genomic interval TCCTGTTCCTTTTTCTTTCATCGAATAAAAAGGTTCTCCAAGATGTTTGATTCTTTCTTCATCGATTCCACATCCGTCATCTTTTATCATAATTTTTACGAAATCATCTTTGGTTTTACTTAGTTTAATTTCGATCTTTTTAGCTTCAGCTTCAATAGAATTTTTAATCATATTAATGAATACCTGTTTTAAACTGTTGGGCTCACAATCTATTTCTGGAATAGGGTCCAACGCTTTGATGAACATATCTATACCATTCAGGTTGGATTGAGGTGTTAATAAAGTGATAACGGATTGCATGACTTCTTCAATATTCCCTTTGACTAACTGTGATTTTTTTGGTTTAGCCAGTACTAGAAGTTCGCCAACAATTTGATTGATTCGATCAATTTCCTCTAACATCACTTGATAATAAGTGGAATGGATCTGGTCGTCGGAATGTAATAATTGGATAAATCCTCGTATAGACGTTAATGGATTTCGAATTTCATGTGCAATACCAGCGGCCAACTCGCCTATAACCGATAGTTTTTCTGCCTTGAGTAACATTTTTTCCGTTTCTTTTATTTTAGTAACATCTCGACCATATATAAAAGTGCCCATAACCTTTCCATTGATGTTCATAGGAAATAATGTTGTATGAACATCAAGGATGGTTCCATCCTTCTTTTTTATCTGAATATCATTCCTAGTCGTTAAACCTTTACGAGTTTGTTCAATTCCGTTATCAATTATTCTATGATATTCCTCTAGTATTAGATTAGAAGGTTCTTTATTGATTAAATCAGATTTACTATACCCAGTAATGGTCTCAAATTGGGGATTTGATTCAATAAAATGACCTTTCTCATCTAAAATATATAAATAGTCAGGAGTATTTTCAGCTAGAGATTTGTATTTCTGCTGGCTTTCCACATACTCTCTATCAATTACTCTTTGAAAAATGATGTAAGCTATGATAGAAGAAAGGAAAATAACTAGTAAGCTGACCAATGTGATCACTTGTTTTACTTTGAAGAGGATATTTTGTATATATTGTAAGGAAAAATCAACCCCTATAAATCCATAGACTTCACCTGTTTTGTTATCTTTTATTGGGGTGAAACCAGAAATAATGGGACCCCATATTTCATCAGAGATAATTTCACTGTACATAGGAGCTTCATTATTGTATGTTTTTATTTTTAACTTGGACATTTTTTCTTTTACACCTAATACCTGACCTTTTCCGTCTAAAATATAAACAATTTCATCATCAGATACTCGTTTTTCTGTATAAATATACTTAGCGCCTGTTTGTTTAATTAACTTATTAAAAAGCTTTTGCATTTTATCATAGTAAACCTTATTATAGGTCCCTTCTTTGTATTCCTTAGTATCATATAATTTTTTGTATGAATCTAAATCCTGTTCAATAAATTCTGCAATCGTCATCGAGGTATTAGCCGCATTTTTTCCAATTTCATTGATAACTACATCTTTAATGTAGCCATAAAGTGAGAAAGCTGAGATGGTTACGGCAATGGTTATCACTACAACTAATAGTATTATCAAAGTATACTTTTTTTTAACATGTGTGTTCAAACGAATCACAACCTTCTTGTGGATATATCATTTTTGTTTAGTGAGAATTTCTAATTTTTGTCTTATTTTCATTGATTCAAAACCATAATTATTCGCCAATATTTATATAATAGTATAAAAGCACAATCGAACAATAGAGCTTTTATAAAAAAGGCTCTCAACTGTATAAAAGACGGTCCTTTTTTAGTGAGATTAACAAAAATACAATTTTGTAAAGTACCTTATGTCCATATACAAGTTCGTGAAAGAATGTACTTAAACTACGGATTTTAGTGGAACAAGAAGTAAGTGATAAAATAACAGAAAAGATACTTTATTAATTGGAAAAGGAATAATGCTAATGAATAAAAAAGAATTGGAAGCAGTAATGAAACAACCACCAAATATTAGATATGAGTATTTCATAAAAAAGGTTGTAGATTTTGAAGAGGTTTGGAGTTTGTACAATGATGGTTGGGTGACAGGACAGGATGAGGAAGGTAATACAGTCATTCCGTTTTTCCCGAAAAAGGAGTTTGCAGAAATCTGTGCTAAAAATGAATGGTCAGAATGCGAAGCTAAACCGATTGACTTGGATGATTTTATTAATAAATGGCTTACTGGAATGAAAAACGATGGCATAAAACCATCTATTTTTCCAACTGATGATACAGCAGTGGTTAATATAGGTGTTATCCTAAAAGATTTAGAAACTGAACTTGAAAATTATTGAATTAATGGGTGCGTTTCTACAATAAGTGGAGACGCTTTTTTTACGAACGTGGCAGTCTTGAGGTTCCCTTAAGAAACTATTGCCTACTATGTTAGCTGGTGAACCTAGAAAGTAACTCATTTTTCAAACCGCCTCTCAAGTATAATTTACTTCTATTATACTTGAATATTCCCCCATATATTCGACAAAATCAGTCATGATATCCTCTTAGCATATCCAATGACTATTATTACTAAAGTGATAGGCTTAACGCTATAATTTAACCCACCAAATAGCCATCTCAAATTAGATACTTACTCAATGGGTTACCTGTTTTTCACTATTTTCTTCCTTCACGGTCGTTTTACTTTCAATTTATACGATAGTTTGTTTTCAAGATGACACTCACACAATTCTTATGCTATTTTATAGATAACTCGCTTTTACCTAAAGATACCGGTGGTCAGGATCAAGCCAACCCTAAAAAGAACAAGATTTCAAGCTTAAAACTTGCTAAATTATTCACCCCGTCAGTAACTCCAACTTTATTATTTTCTGGGACAACAATCAATGTTTCTAACTGTAGGTAATCATCGTTGCAGGAGCAGAAAACCATCCCCTCACTCAAGGAACCTGTATCACAAACGGTACGGTAAACACTTCACCGTCCTTTTGGAATTGGCCCCATATTTTATAGACTCCGCTTTCTGGAAAGGTAGTTTCGAATACCGCTTCGGGTCCGCTCCCCTGGTCCTCCACTGCGTGAACATGTAAGTAGCGCTCTCCGTCTTTAGAAAAAACGACTACATGCCCAATGGAGCCTAAATAAGGTTCTAGGTCGGATATCGGTTGATTTGTGTTTTCATCCGTTAAGGTAAACTTTAGAGTCAGTTCTTTTCCCGCTTCCAGTTGAGGATCTACAGATAACACTACCTTTTTACCATCAACGGACTTTTCCAGATGATTATCTACAGCAACAGCTGCTGGCTGACTATTCTTCCTTTCCACATGTATCCACTCCATCTTACTCATCGAGCTGCCATCGGACGGTTTAAAGTCGGCCACCATTCGATACGCTCCGCCAGCCGGGAATTCATTCTCGATTTCAAATACACCGTTTCCTTTATATTCAGGATGGACATGGTTAAAATAAGACAAGTCTTTGCTCACAATAATTAAATGAAGTAATTTTTCATGATTCACTTCAAAATCATGAATCGGCTCATCGTTATTTGTTATATGAAGCCGGATTTGCGTTCCCTTTCCGGAAGCCGGATTATTATCAAGCTCCCATTCTACCTCTACATTCTCCGTTATAATCCTGTCACTCATTTCAATTGTTTTCTCCTCTTTTTCCCACGCATTATTCGACCCGCAGGCAATAAGGAACAAAGTCATGATTCCAGTCAATATTCCCGTTAAGATCATTTTCTTATTCATATCGCAACGCCTCGTTTAATGGGGTTTTGTTTTCAACTTTGGTCTATTCCCTCTGTCTAAAAAAGGTCGCAAAGGGACAGATAGAAGAGAAATTTCCAAAAAAATATCCCGAACCATTATGGATCGGGATAAGTTAGTATCAAATAATCGGTGATTTTTCATCATTTCCATTGACTGCTGATGGCAGCCTTACCAAACCGGCCTGTATCTGTACCAAGTGCACCAAAGCAGGTACTTGATGGGGGTTATCTAATCTCAAACAGCCCCTCTTCGTCCTTCGTGAATCTTACTTGTACAACAAAAAACAAGATACTACAGTAACTGTTCTAAGAAAATTCAGGTGCCAGGCGACTATAAAAGTCCTCGGCGGCACTGTAGCCTTGTTGTCTGAGGTACCAGTTGTTGGCGGCGGCCTCGATTAGGCCGGCTATATCGCGACCGGGTTGCAGTTGAATTTCCATCGAAGGAATCTTAATATCCATATAATCTGTATAAGCCGGTTCTTGTTCCAAGTCATTGTACAACGCATCTTTTTCCCATTTCGTTAGGTTGATTTCTAGGGCAATACGGGTTTCATTTTGAAATGCCTTTTGTCCATAAGAGCGAACAACATTTAACAGTCCAATGCTGCGCAGAGCCAAGAATTCCTTTGTTTTTTCGTCATGTGTTCCTAAAAGGGTTTGGGCACTAAGCTTTTTTAACACTACAATATCATCTGCGACTAATCGATGTCCCCGGCCAATTAACGTGTGAGCTGTTTCACTTTTACCAACTCCTGAATCTCCACGAAGCAAAATGCCTATCCCAAATACATTGACACATACTCCATGTACGGCTGTTTCAGGTGCTAATTCTTTGACCATATATGCATCGAGTTGCGCTATAAAATCCGTCGTCGCGACAGGTTCTTTCGTCACAAGCAGTGGTATGTTCTCTTCGATACAATGTTGAGTCAAATAGGTTAGTCCATCCTCACCAGCCGTTACAATAAAACATGGTGGATGATATTGAACAATATTTCTAATCCGCATTTTTCGTTCTTTATGACTTAGCTTGTGTAAATAAGTAATTTCCTTTTTCCCTAGAACTTGAATTCGCTCGGTAGGGAAGAAGTCGAAATGACCAACAAATTCCAAACCTGGTCGATGCGCCCCTGGCTGTTTAATTTCGCTCTGTAAATGATGCTCCCCCACTAATACACTTAAAGAAAATCTACGAACTACCTGATCAATAGTTAATCGCTTCACTTTTTTATCCCCACATTTTCTCTTAATCTTCTAAATCTAGATTATACTAGAAAAAGTAAAAAATCTCATCTATCATATGGACTCCCCGAAGAAATTTGTTCCACTTCATACATTTGACTTAAAACTTTACATTATTTAGAGCTGGAATAAGTAAAATAAAAACCCTTTCTCACTATAGAAAAAGAGCTCAAAAAGAATTTTTATTTCATTACAGCATCGTTGCCTTTCTCTCAAGGAGGTTTCTTAGATGTGGTGTATTTTTTGAGTGAATGTTAAACAGATTCTATCCAGTTGGCAACTTCATTTTATTCATGACTGTTGAAAAGTAATTTCTAACCGTTCCAACTGTGTTACTTCGCTGATTAGAAAGTTCATTGGTGATTTGACCATCGTCCACCAGTTCTGACACTGGTATTTCCTGTTCGTTATCACTATCACTGGAATTATCATCTATTAATTCAGGAGAATAAATTTGCTTGCCGTCCATAATACTGCGAATCGAGCAGACTAACTCCTCGCTTGGACTGTCCTTCAATAAATAACCTCTTACACCCGCTTTTAGTACACGTTTAAAATAACCAGTCCTTGCGAAGGTTGTAAAAATGATTACCTTGCATTCTGTTGACATTAAAACCTCTGCTGCCTCAAGTCCGCTCATTTCGGGCATCTCTATATCCATAATACAAACATCGGGCTGCAATTGGTGCACAAGAGTAAGGGCTTCTTCTCCATTCCTTGCCTGACCAACCACTTCCATATCTTCCTCTAAATCGAGCAGGGAGCCTATTACCCCCAACAGCATTTCCTGATCCTCAGCAATGACAATTCGAATCATTTAAGTTCCCTCCTACCTGGAAGCTACTATAAAACAGAGACTCCCCATAAATAAAGGGGAGTCAACTATAGATGGTGAAGTTACAGTTCAGTTTTTACTTGAACGGAAATTTTATTTTTAGCTAAAGCTTTGACGTCCTTAAAACTCACGAAATTCTTATTTTCCTCATCCCATAGACGGAAACGGAGCGACTTCAAACTTGTAGCAAGAGAAATCGTCGGTACGTTTTGTAATGGAGGTGTATTTTTATGTGCCTCTTCTAGTCTATAGTTAGGAACCCTTGGACTTAAATGATGAACATGGTGAAACCCAATATTTCCGGTTAAGAATTGGATAATTTTCGGGAGTTTATAGAAAGAACTTCCTTCCACAGCGGCTTTCACATATTCCCAATCTTTATCTTCTTCAAAATAAGAATCTTCAAAAGTATGCTGTACGTAAAACAACCAAATACCTATTGAACCTGATAGTAAGAAAATAGAGCCTTGTACTAGAAGAAATGACTGCCATCCAATTGCCATACAGAGCACTCCGATTAAAGCAACGATAAGAATATTCGTTAAATACGTGTTCATACGTTCTTTCTTTCTGGCACCTTTACGGTTACATCTATTTTTAAGAGCGAATACATAAATCGGTCCTAATCCGAACATAACGAATGGATTGCGATAAAAACGATAGGCCAAACGAAGTTTAAGTGGTGCTGTTAAATATTCCTCTACTGTAAGCGTCCAAATATCTCCTGTACCTCGTTTATCTAAGTTACCACTTGTCGCGTGATGAACGGAATGCTCGTGTCCCCATTTATCAAAAGGGAATAACGTTAACACACCCATAGCTGTCCCAACTATTCGATTGGCACGGCGGTCTCTTAAAAAAGAATGATGCGTGCAATCATGAAATATAATAAAAATTCTTGTCAAAAATCCTGCAGCTATCACAATAGGAACTAATGCTAACCAATAAGAAACGGACAGACTTATATAAGCAAGATACCATAATGTAATAAATGGCACGACTGTGTTAATAATCTGCCATACACTTTCTTTTGTCGTTGATTTTTCAAATGGAGCCACTTGTTTTCTCAAAGTTTTCGTATTTTGTAAGGTCATTTTATTTGAGTTTCCTTCCTTGTTTCCATCGTTATGTCTAATTATAAAGGAAGGGAATTGAAGTTATTAGTAGTAGGTGTCATGTACAGAGTATGATAAATGTCATATACGGGCTGATAATATGGAAAAACCTCTCCCAAATGGAAAGGCCTTGTTCTTACGGTTACATCTTTTTTAATAGTCCTAAAAATTTCTTCATTAAAAGGAGAAATTACCTGGCATTTGAACTTATTTTTCAACCATCCTATTAAATGGAGGTGAAAACAATGACAGATATAAACCCAATTAAGTATACAGGAAAAGTCCTGGATAAAAGAAATACCCTTACTGGTCCTGACGATGAAGGTAAGAGAACATATCCCGCTCCCCCAAAACATGTATCTATTCAACAGCCAAAATGAGAACAGTCTGTCGCCACCTTTATAAGCTGGCGACAGGAATTTCCTCTTCATATTTTAGCTTGCTTTATATCTTCCTTCCTGTAGTCCCCACCGACTTGTCTGAATTTCCTCGATTGTTATATTCTTCGTCATTTATTCCTTGGGGCTGATTTCCTCCGCCCAAATATTGTCCTTCGTGTTTTTTCTGGGTTTTAATAAATTTATCAAAATCAAGGTTCACCATTGTAAGCCCTCCACTTAAGTTTTTATTCGCTTTCGTAATCTTAAGATACACCTTAGGAATTTTTTTATTCGATAAGGAAATATAAGTACATTAACTTCCTTCGTTAAACACAAGTGCATAAATAAAACCAGCTTCGCCAAGGAAGCTGGTTTTGTTTTCTTTCTAATATCAGTAGAGGTACCTTTAAATAACCTATTTCGACGTTGGAGCCAGAGTAACTTCAGGTGATGTTACCTTGTCATAAAACTCTACGAATTTGTCACGATCGTCACTATCACGGTAAGCCATAGCCACACGTGGATGTTCATTAAGTACACCAGAGATCATGTAAGGAATGATATAGCCCCACTCCCACTTTTGACGCATTTCTAGCATATGCTTTTCAATTACACCAAGAACTGGCTTAAGCTCATAGCTTGTCTTTTTTATGTAGCTAACAAGAAGCTCTGTATGGCAGTTACCAGCCGCACGACCCATACCATAAACAGACGAATCAAGGAAAGTAACCCCATTTTGCATCGCAGTTAATGTATTGGCGAATGCTAAGTGCATATTGTTATGCGTATGTATTCCAAGCTGCTTGTTAGGAATCATTGCTTGGAACTTCTTCACCTGATGCTCAATATCCGTAGGATCTAAGCTTCCAAAGGAGTCAACGATATATACAACATCTACACAACTTTCCTGTACCATTTTAAACGCTTCAATAAGTTGATGTTCAGGCACACTAGATAAAGCCATAATGTTAAGCGAAGTCTCATATCCCAAATCGTGAAACATTTTTACAAGCTCCAAGCCTTTATCCACTTCTCGAATATAGCATGCTACTCGAATCATATCTAAAACACTTTGTTCACGTGGCAGAATATCATTTGGATCTACACGCCCAATGTCTACTAAAGCAGATAGCTTTGTGAACTTTTTCTCAGGGATAATTTCTTTCAAGAAGTTATCGTCAAGAAATCTCCATGGGTTGGGCTCAGTCGCGTTAAGAAGCTTAGGGGAGTTTTTGTAGCCAATCTCCATGTATTCAACACCAGCTGCACTTAAGCCATTATACAAGTCTTGAACAAATTCGACACTGAAATCCCAATTGTTAATCAAACCTCCATCACGAATGGTACAGTCCAAAATTTTCACATCATTTTTCATTATGTTAATCTCCTCCTATTTATCCCACTTTTCATTAATTTTAGCCCTTATACTTTCACACTTTTATGCTTTTATGTAATAAAGTACCTTAATTATGTTATATCACGATTCTTTCAAGGGTGTCAATCTAGTGTCAATCTATTTTGAAAAATTTGATTTATCGAAAAATAAATGATATTCATCCAGTATAAGCTAAATCGGTTAAAGATTACATCTCTTTTATTAATCTTTTCTTAAATTCTATGCATTCTATATTTTTATTTTATGAATGATATTCTCCAGTTTTGCTCTAAATACGGGATATTCCTTATTATCAAGCACTACCTTTTCTCCTAAATAATCAAATCCAATTTTGGGCAAAATCTTTTCTCCTTCTGTACTAACTGCAAAGGCACCGATCTCTTTTATATCTATCCCTTTTTCCTTAAGACGTTTTAATTCTAAAGGAATATCTTTTATAAGCGTACTTGCGTATTCTTTCCTTTGATCATCGTGAATATCAACTATTATAGTAACCAAATAAAGATATACAGTTGTTGGATTAGTGTAGTTAAGAACAAATTTTCCAACCTCATTCTCTTCCAGCTTCCCTTCTAATACAGCTGTATAATCTCCTTTATCCAAAGGAAATAGCCCATATATCCCCTTTACCCCGGCCGGAGTTTTAAGAACTTTATAAACCTCGGGATTCCTGAGCATAATTTCTTTAATATACTCTGGAGACACATGCCACTCCTTCGGATAAATTTTATCATTTAATAAGAGCATGCTTTCGATATCTTCTATTCCGGCTGTTGTAACTTCTTCGGGATGCTTGTGGTACTGTTTCATTGTTCTATCCCTCATTCTCAATTTAATTTTCACATATATAAAAGATTTTTATTAATCATCATTTCATTATCCAGACCTTGCCTAAAAGAGCCTTTCTAAACCAAAAGGCTCTCTCTACCACTGTTATATCTTATTTATCTCTCCTTACAAGCAATGAACAGCACTCAGCATGTACCATTATTATGTACCGCAAAAAGTTCGATAAGGACGTGTTGATTCCGCAGGCAATGTAGCATACTCAGCCTGTTGAGGAGAATGCGCATAAGGATTTGAGAGAACCTGAAGAAGTCGCTCCATCACGCTATAATCTCCTTGTTTCACTGCGGCTTCTAGTGCGGCCTCTACCCGGTGGTTCCGAGGGATTATTGCAGGATTGCTATTCCGCATCAATTGATGTGAATCAGCTTTTGATTCTTGCTGCCTGCCTAGTCTCGCCTTCCACAACTCATGCCATTGAGTAAATTCTGGAGTCCCAAACAGAACCGTATCCTCTAATGTATCAAACGTTAACGCGCGGAAGGTATTCGTATAATCGGCACGATACTTTTGCATGATACTAAGGAGCTCTTCAATAAGAGATCTATCCTGTGCCTCTTCATTAAATAGGCCTAGTTTTGCTTTCATTCCTGCAAGCCAGTGACTTTCATACAGCTCACCAAAAGTTGACATTGCATTTTGAGCCAATTTAATTGCTTCCTCCTGATCGTCATGCAGCAGCGGCAATAAGCTTTCAGCAAATCGTGCAAGATTCCAACCGCCAATATACGGCTGATTGCCATAAGCGTAGCGGCCCTCTCTATCAATCGAACTAAATACCGTTGCCGGATCATAAGTATCCATAAAGGCACAAGGACCATAATCAATCGTTTCTCCGCTAATGGTCATATTGTCAGTGTTCATGACCCCATGGATAAAACCAACCAATTGCCATTTAGCAATCAGCATAGCTTGGCGCTTAATCAACGCTTGGAGCAGTGAAAGATATCGACTCTCATCCGCTTCAATATCCGGAAAATGGCGCTTAATTGTATAATCAGCTAAAGCCCGGAGTTCCTCAATAGTGCCCCATGTTGCAACGTATTGAAACGTACCGACGCGTAAATGACTAGCAGCAACACGGGTCAAAATTGCACCAGGCAGCTCGGTTTCACGGATGATTGACTCGCCGGTGGTCACTACTGCTAGACTACGGGTAGTAGGAATACCGAGCGCATGCATCGCTTCGCTAATGATATATTCACGCAACATCGGCCCAAGTGCCGCTCTACCATCTCCCCCGCGAGAGTACGGCGTTCTACCTGAACCTTTAAGCTGAATATCCACCCGCTCACCTTGAGGAGTAATCTGCTCACCAAGCAGCACCGCCCGGCCGTCTCCTAACATCGTAAAATTCCCGAATTGATGCCCCGCATAAGCCTGAGCAAGCGGGAAAGCTCCTTCGGGACTATCATTGCCAGCAAGCACCGCTACACCATTTTCGCTTTGCAGTTCCTCTACGTTTAATCCTAACGATGTCGCCAACGAATCATTGAGAATAACCAAATCCGGTGAGCGTACAGGGTTTAGATTAAGACTGGAAAACAATGATTTTGGCAAGCGAGCATAACTGTTGTCTAAGTTCCATCCTGTTTCTTGATCCTTTGTCATCTTATCCCCCTTTTCTTCTTTTGTCTTTTTCCACCCTAGTTAGACAAAAGACATTCTATAATGAGTTATTTTTAGTTATCTACATTTCAGTACAAAGTTACCCTCTTTTTAATGTCTACTTCTGCCAATTTATTATACCATTCCAGGTAAAAATAACATCTTTTAACGCTCGCATTAGACACAAAATAAACGACACATGTGAAAATCTTTTTTAGCACAATAAAAAGGCCCTGCATGAAGCTTAAGCAGTTCAGTTTTTGTAGAGAAGCATAGTTGGATATTATCCCAATTGGCATAGTAATTCTAAACCTAAATTGCTTAATGATAAAAATTAATTTATATCATAACACTCGTTTTATTTCCGATTTACTCTTCGGTCTTATGTCGCTATGTTTTTCAAGTAACTCGAACCAAGCTAGAAAAACAATCTTTACACTCGTACTCGTATGTATCCTCGCTATCGGATGTGCCTACATGAATTGGTCA from Peribacillus asahii carries:
- a CDS encoding ATP-binding protein, whose translation is MNTHVKKKYTLIILLVVVITIAVTISAFSLYGYIKDVVINEIGKNAANTSMTIAEFIEQDLDSYKKLYDTKEYKEGTYNKVYYDKMQKLFNKLIKQTGAKYIYTEKRVSDDEIVYILDGKGQVLGVKEKMSKLKIKTYNNEAPMYSEIISDEIWGPIISGFTPIKDNKTGEVYGFIGVDFSLQYIQNILFKVKQVITLVSLLVIFLSSIIAYIIFQRVIDREYVESQQKYKSLAENTPDYLYILDEKGHFIESNPQFETITGYSKSDLINKEPSNLILEEYHRIIDNGIEQTRKGLTTRNDIQIKKKDGTILDVHTTLFPMNINGKVMGTFIYGRDVTKIKETEKMLLKAEKLSVIGELAAGIAHEIRNPLTSIRGFIQLLHSDDQIHSTYYQVMLEEIDRINQIVGELLVLAKPKKSQLVKGNIEEVMQSVITLLTPQSNLNGIDMFIKALDPIPEIDCEPNSLKQVFINMIKNSIEAEAKKIEIKLSKTKDDFVKIMIKDDGCGIDEERIKHLGEPFYSMKEKGTGLGLTVSYKILADHHATIRYSSQLGQGTEVEICLPIHADLKKHS
- a CDS encoding DUF2750 domain-containing protein → MNKKELEAVMKQPPNIRYEYFIKKVVDFEEVWSLYNDGWVTGQDEEGNTVIPFFPKKEFAEICAKNEWSECEAKPIDLDDFINKWLTGMKNDGIKPSIFPTDDTAVVNIGVILKDLETELENY
- the hprK gene encoding HPr(Ser) kinase/phosphatase translates to MKRLTIDQVVRRFSLSVLVGEHHLQSEIKQPGAHRPGLEFVGHFDFFPTERIQVLGKKEITYLHKLSHKERKMRIRNIVQYHPPCFIVTAGEDGLTYLTQHCIEENIPLLVTKEPVATTDFIAQLDAYMVKELAPETAVHGVCVNVFGIGILLRGDSGVGKSETAHTLIGRGHRLVADDIVVLKKLSAQTLLGTHDEKTKEFLALRSIGLLNVVRSYGQKAFQNETRIALEINLTKWEKDALYNDLEQEPAYTDYMDIKIPSMEIQLQPGRDIAGLIEAAANNWYLRQQGYSAAEDFYSRLAPEFS
- a CDS encoding response regulator; its protein translation is MIRIVIAEDQEMLLGVIGSLLDLEEDMEVVGQARNGEEALTLVHQLQPDVCIMDIEMPEMSGLEAAEVLMSTECKVIIFTTFARTGYFKRVLKAGVRGYLLKDSPSEELVCSIRSIMDGKQIYSPELIDDNSSDSDNEQEIPVSELVDDGQITNELSNQRSNTVGTVRNYFSTVMNKMKLPTG
- a CDS encoding fatty acid desaturase, which translates into the protein MTLQNTKTLRKQVAPFEKSTTKESVWQIINTVVPFITLWYLAYISLSVSYWLALVPIVIAAGFLTRIFIIFHDCTHHSFLRDRRANRIVGTAMGVLTLFPFDKWGHEHSVHHATSGNLDKRGTGDIWTLTVEEYLTAPLKLRLAYRFYRNPFVMFGLGPIYVFALKNRCNRKGARKKERMNTYLTNILIVALIGVLCMAIGWQSFLLVQGSIFLLSGSIGIWLFYVQHTFEDSYFEEDKDWEYVKAAVEGSSFYKLPKIIQFLTGNIGFHHVHHLSPRVPNYRLEEAHKNTPPLQNVPTISLATSLKSLRFRLWDEENKNFVSFKDVKALAKNKISVQVKTEL
- a CDS encoding aldolase catalytic domain-containing protein yields the protein MKNDVKILDCTIRDGGLINNWDFSVEFVQDLYNGLSAAGVEYMEIGYKNSPKLLNATEPNPWRFLDDNFLKEIIPEKKFTKLSALVDIGRVDPNDILPREQSVLDMIRVACYIREVDKGLELVKMFHDLGYETSLNIMALSSVPEHQLIEAFKMVQESCVDVVYIVDSFGSLDPTDIEHQVKKFQAMIPNKQLGIHTHNNMHLAFANTLTAMQNGVTFLDSSVYGMGRAAGNCHTELLVSYIKKTSYELKPVLGVIEKHMLEMRQKWEWGYIIPYMISGVLNEHPRVAMAYRDSDDRDKFVEFYDKVTSPEVTLAPTSK
- a CDS encoding protein adenylyltransferase SelO is translated as MTKDQETGWNLDNSYARLPKSLFSSLNLNPVRSPDLVILNDSLATSLGLNVEELQSENGVAVLAGNDSPEGAFPLAQAYAGHQFGNFTMLGDGRAVLLGEQITPQGERVDIQLKGSGRTPYSRGGDGRAALGPMLREYIISEAMHALGIPTTRSLAVVTTGESIIRETELPGAILTRVAASHLRVGTFQYVATWGTIEELRALADYTIKRHFPDIEADESRYLSLLQALIKRQAMLIAKWQLVGFIHGVMNTDNMTISGETIDYGPCAFMDTYDPATVFSSIDREGRYAYGNQPYIGGWNLARFAESLLPLLHDDQEEAIKLAQNAMSTFGELYESHWLAGMKAKLGLFNEEAQDRSLIEELLSIMQKYRADYTNTFRALTFDTLEDTVLFGTPEFTQWHELWKARLGRQQESKADSHQLMRNSNPAIIPRNHRVEAALEAAVKQGDYSVMERLLQVLSNPYAHSPQQAEYATLPAESTRPYRTFCGT